The proteins below come from a single Xylanibacillus composti genomic window:
- the htpG gene encoding molecular chaperone HtpG, with protein sequence MAKKQFKAESKRLLEMMINSIYTQKEIFLRELISNASDAIDKIYYKALTDEQLVFDKEQYFIKITPDKSSRTLTISDTGIGMTKEELENNLGVIAKSGSLAFKQENEAKDGHNIIGQFGVGFYSAFMVADVVTVRSKALGSEEAFQWESKGADGYTVKACEKETVGTDIILKIKENTEDEQYDEFLDQYRLKAIIKKYSDFIRYPIKMDITGKRPKEGEDNEFEDYTEEQVVNSMIPIWRKNKSELTDEDYENFYNEKHYGFDKPLAHIHVSADGAAVYQAILFIPENTPFDYYTKEYEKGLELYSNGVLIMNKCADLLPDYFSFVKGMVDSEDLSLNISREMLQHDRQLKLIAKNIKNKIKGQLQSMLKDDREKYEKFFASFGRQLKFGVYNEFGANKDDLQDLLLFTSSKEKKLVTLDEYVTGMPEEQKYIYYAAGESIERLEKLPQTEMVADKGYEILYFTEDIDEFAIKMIGKYKDKEFRNVSSGDLGIEDAESKETDAEKNENKDLFEAMQGILGGKVKEVRASKRLKTHPVCLSTEGEVTIEMEKILKAMPNGQDVKADKVLEINVNHDVFRALKAAQSSDKDKLELYTNLLYNQALLIEGLPVEDPVAFTNDMCKVMV encoded by the coding sequence ATGGCGAAGAAGCAGTTCAAGGCGGAATCCAAGCGCTTGTTGGAGATGATGATCAATTCGATCTACACACAGAAGGAAATTTTCCTGAGGGAATTGATCTCCAATGCAAGCGATGCCATCGACAAAATTTATTACAAGGCGCTGACCGACGAACAGCTTGTATTTGACAAGGAGCAGTACTTCATTAAGATTACACCGGACAAATCGTCCCGCACGCTGACGATCTCCGATACCGGCATCGGCATGACGAAGGAAGAGCTGGAGAACAATCTCGGCGTCATTGCGAAGAGCGGCTCGCTTGCGTTCAAGCAGGAGAATGAAGCGAAGGACGGACATAATATAATCGGCCAGTTCGGCGTTGGCTTCTATTCCGCGTTCATGGTGGCGGATGTTGTTACGGTCAGGAGCAAGGCGCTCGGCAGCGAGGAAGCGTTCCAGTGGGAGTCCAAGGGAGCGGACGGCTATACGGTGAAGGCTTGCGAGAAGGAAACGGTCGGCACGGACATTATTCTGAAGATCAAGGAAAATACCGAGGACGAGCAGTACGACGAGTTTCTGGACCAGTACCGATTGAAGGCAATCATCAAGAAGTATTCTGATTTCATCCGCTATCCGATCAAGATGGACATCACCGGCAAGCGACCGAAGGAAGGCGAGGACAACGAGTTCGAGGATTACACCGAAGAGCAGGTTGTCAACAGCATGATCCCGATCTGGCGGAAAAATAAAAGCGAACTGACCGACGAGGACTACGAGAATTTCTACAACGAGAAGCATTACGGCTTCGACAAGCCGCTGGCGCATATTCATGTGAGCGCGGACGGCGCAGCGGTCTATCAGGCGATCCTGTTCATTCCGGAGAATACGCCGTTCGATTATTATACGAAGGAATATGAAAAAGGCCTGGAGCTTTATTCCAACGGCGTGCTGATCATGAACAAGTGCGCGGACTTGCTGCCGGACTACTTCAGCTTCGTGAAGGGCATGGTCGATTCGGAAGATCTATCGCTTAATATATCGCGCGAGATGCTGCAGCATGACCGCCAGCTGAAGCTCATTGCCAAGAACATCAAGAACAAGATCAAGGGACAGCTGCAAAGCATGCTGAAGGATGACCGCGAGAAGTACGAGAAGTTCTTCGCATCGTTCGGCAGACAGCTGAAGTTCGGTGTATACAACGAGTTCGGCGCGAACAAGGACGACTTGCAAGACCTGCTGCTGTTCACCTCGTCGAAGGAGAAGAAGCTCGTCACGCTGGACGAGTATGTGACCGGCATGCCGGAAGAGCAGAAATATATTTACTACGCAGCCGGCGAATCGATTGAGCGGCTGGAGAAGCTGCCGCAAACCGAGATGGTTGCGGACAAAGGCTACGAAATCCTGTACTTCACGGAAGACATCGACGAATTCGCCATCAAGATGATCGGCAAGTACAAGGACAAGGAATTCCGCAATGTCTCCAGCGGCGACTTGGGGATTGAGGATGCGGAGTCGAAGGAGACCGATGCCGAGAAGAACGAGAACAAGGATCTGTTCGAAGCGATGCAAGGCATACTTGGCGGCAAGGTGAAGGAGGTTCGCGCCTCCAAGCGGCTGAAGACCCATCCGGTCTGCTTGTCCACGGAGGGCGAGGTTACAATCGAGATGGAAAAAATCCTCAAGGCGATGCCGAACGGCCAGGATGTCAAAGCCGACAAGGTGCTGGAGATCAACGTCAACCATGACGTATTCCGGGCTTTGAAGGCAGCGCAGTCCTCCGACAAGGATAAGCTGGAGCTGTACACGAATCTGCTTTACAACCAGGCTCTGCTGATCGAAGGATTGCCGGTGGAAGACCCGGTCGCCTTCACGAATGATATGTGCAAGGTGATGGTTTAA